The Thermasporomyces composti region ACCTTCGGGATCAACGTCGAGGGCCGGCTCAGCCTGGACTACGGCGTCGCCTACGACCGAAGCCGCAAGGTCGCCGAGGGCCGGGCCAAGGGTGTCCACTTCTTGATGAAGAAGAACGGCATCACCGAGATCGATGGCTGGGGCAGTTTCCTCGACGACCACACGCTGCGAGTGACCCGTCTGGACGGGGGAAGTGACACGGTGAGCTTCCGGCACTGCATTATCGCCACCGGTGCCAAGGCGAGGTTGCTTCCCGGGACGACCATCTCCGAGCGCGTGGTGACCTACGAGGAGCAGATCCTCAGCCGCGAGCTGCCGAGGAGCATCATCATCGCCGGCGCGGGTGCCATCGGTGTCGAGTTCGCCTACGTCCTGAACAGCTACGGCGTCGACGTCACGCTCGTGGAGTTCCTCGATCGCATCATGCCGACGGAGGACGAGGAGGTCTCCGCCGAGCTGGCCCGCCGCTACCGCCGGATGGGTATCAGGATGCTCACCTCGACACGCGTGGACGCGGTGGAGGATCTCGGCACCTCGGTCCGGGTGACCGTCTCCAGCGGCGGGCAGTCGCAGGTGCTCGAGGCAGACCGAGTGCTCCAGGCGCTGGGCTTCCAACCGCGCGTCGAGGGCTATGGGCTGGAGAACGCCGGCGTTCGGCTGACCGACCGCGGCGCGATCGACATCGACGCGCGCTGCCGCACCAGCGTGCCGCACATCTTCGCGATCGGTGATGTGACGGCCAAGCTCATGCTGGCGCACGCGGCGGAGGCGATGGGCGTCGTGGCGGCCGAGACGATCGCCAACGCGGAGACCATGGAGCTTGACTACCGCATGATCCCGCGGGCGACGTTCTGCCAGCCACAGATCGCGAGCTTCGGCTGGACCGAGGCGCAGGCCCGCGAACAGGGGTTCGACGTCCGAGTGGCGAAGTTCCCGTTCACCGCGAACGGCAAGGCGCAGGGCATCGGGGACCCCGTCGGGTTCGTCAAGGTGGTGAGCGACGCGAGGTATGGCGAGATCCTCGGTGCCCACATGATCGGGCCCGACGTCACCGAGCTGCTCCCCGAGCTGACCCTGGCTCAGCAGTGGGACCTCACGGTCCACGAGGTGGCGCGCAACATCCACGCGCACCCGACGCTGAGCGAGGCGGTCAAGGAGGCGGTGCACGGACTGGCGGGACACTTCATCAACCTCTGACTCACCTCCACCTCAGACGCGACCTCCGTCGAGCGGGTGACGGTCGCCGCACACCGTCCGTCCGCCGGAGTCGTCGACAGTGCCCGAGCACGGCCACGTCCACAGGCGAGGGGTGATCTTGTCGCCCCTCAGACCGGGCGATAAGGTGCAATCGGGGCCGGATGATCGTGCCGGCCGCCATGTGTGTTCGCCCCGCCGCCGGGCCCGGACCGACGGCTTCGACGCGTACCGACGCACCGTCCGCTCGACGAGGTGACGGATGAGTGACGAGGGCATCACCCCG contains the following coding sequences:
- the lpdA gene encoding dihydrolipoyl dehydrogenase, translated to MSEAFDVVVLGAGPGGYVAAIRAAQLGLRTAVVEERYWGGVCLNVGCIPSKALLRNAEIAHVVTKEAATFGINVEGRLSLDYGVAYDRSRKVAEGRAKGVHFLMKKNGITEIDGWGSFLDDHTLRVTRLDGGSDTVSFRHCIIATGAKARLLPGTTISERVVTYEEQILSRELPRSIIIAGAGAIGVEFAYVLNSYGVDVTLVEFLDRIMPTEDEEVSAELARRYRRMGIRMLTSTRVDAVEDLGTSVRVTVSSGGQSQVLEADRVLQALGFQPRVEGYGLENAGVRLTDRGAIDIDARCRTSVPHIFAIGDVTAKLMLAHAAEAMGVVAAETIANAETMELDYRMIPRATFCQPQIASFGWTEAQAREQGFDVRVAKFPFTANGKAQGIGDPVGFVKVVSDARYGEILGAHMIGPDVTELLPELTLAQQWDLTVHEVARNIHAHPTLSEAVKEAVHGLAGHFINL